A single region of the Hyphomicrobiales bacterium genome encodes:
- the yhbS gene encoding Uncharacterized N-acetyltransferase YhbS — protein sequence MDIRCETPADQKAIHALVQEAFRSAPHSSGAEALIVDALREAGALTLSLVAVDQGVVCGHIAFSPVTVGGAEIGWHGLGPLAVLPRHQRQGIGSQLTMEGLTRLRAARSRGCVVLGDPLYYGRFGFRARAELSLAGVPAAYFQALPFSTQVPRGTVDYHAAFAARP from the coding sequence ATGGACATCAGATGCGAAACGCCGGCGGATCAGAAGGCCATTCATGCGTTGGTCCAGGAGGCCTTCCGCAGCGCGCCGCATAGCAGCGGGGCCGAGGCGCTAATTGTCGATGCCTTGCGCGAGGCCGGTGCGTTGACCCTCTCGCTTGTCGCCGTGGACCAGGGCGTCGTCTGCGGCCATATCGCTTTCTCGCCGGTCACAGTGGGTGGAGCGGAAATCGGCTGGCACGGCCTTGGGCCTCTGGCCGTGCTCCCCCGCCATCAGCGTCAGGGCATTGGTTCGCAGCTCACCATGGAAGGGCTTACGAGGTTGCGCGCCGCAAGAAGTCGCGGTTGCGTCGTCCTGGGCGATCCCCTCTATTACGGTCGCTTCGGCTTCCGGGCGCGGGCGGAGTTGAGCCTGGCCGGCGTGCCGGCAGCTTACTTCCAGGCGCTGCCTTTCAGCACACAGGTGCCGCGCGGGACGGTCGACTATCACGCGGCATTTGCCGCGCGGCCGTGA
- a CDS encoding MarR family transcriptional regulator → MKSELGAAFTFELATAGRKMRKLFDRYVRERGLTLPRARALLLLAQDRSWNQTELADALEIEHPSVVRLLDGLERQGLITRCAVAGDRRAKQIELTLAAQAQVRELEELTERLRLDLLQDIDAASLEVALGTLRRFVANAERAAAARREEESNVSLG, encoded by the coding sequence ATGAAATCGGAACTCGGCGCGGCTTTCACATTCGAGCTCGCTACGGCCGGCCGTAAAATGCGCAAGCTTTTCGACCGCTACGTAAGGGAGCGGGGACTGACGTTGCCGCGCGCCCGCGCCCTCTTGCTTCTGGCGCAGGATCGCTCCTGGAATCAGACCGAACTCGCGGATGCGCTCGAGATCGAGCATCCGTCCGTAGTCAGGTTGCTCGACGGTCTCGAGCGCCAGGGCCTGATAACCCGGTGCGCGGTGGCCGGTGATCGCCGCGCCAAGCAGATCGAATTGACCCTGGCCGCGCAGGCGCAGGTTCGCGAACTCGAGGAATTGACCGAGCGGCTGCGTTTGGACCTGCTGCAAGACATTGATGCCGCGTCGCTCGAAGTGGCTCTCGGTACCCTGCGTCGCTTCGTTGCCAATGCCGAGCGGGCGGCTGCCGCGCGGCGAGAGGAAGAGAGCAATGTCAGCCTCGGCTGA